acattgcACCTATATCTTTAAATCACTTAATGTAAACTTTTTAGTAAGTGGTAGGAATATGCCCAACTAAGTTAACTGAATTATCAATAACTAGACTaattgtatatatacataaaatatactaTAAGCAGTATGGAGAATAAGTTATCATTGCCAATAGAGGATTATGAATAACCAGATCAAGCTGAATTTACTAAGAGAACGAAGTATAACTATCTAAATGAGTAGGGGAAAAAACAGCTTTTTAGATCTTATTGTAAATAGTTTATACCAGTAATTTTCAAACTTGACCCATgcaccagaatcacctggagggtgTTAAAACACAGACGGCTGAGCCCCACTCCAGAGTTTCTAATTCAGTGTGCCTGGGATAGGCcttaagaatttgcatttctaactagTTCTCAGGCGATACTGATGTTAGCTAGTAGGCTAAGGAcatattttgagaaccactggattatacATATCATATATGTAGAAAACTATATACTGTAATGTTCTTATGTACATGACATAAAATATATAGGAAGAGGGCTGGGTTTAATGAACTCTCAAACATACAGATTAGCAAGCTGatcattttaatgtttctaaaatgatttCCTGAAGTGTAATCATTTCCCCTTATAGTCAATTACATTTCAAAGTCTAAGTCCTACTATagtcattttagaaaatattcacaTAACACTTATATTAACTTACTGTCCAAAATAAAAAGGGACATAAACATTCTAAATGGTTAAGATGTATTCATTAAGAAGGAATCATTACTATACAGCATCCTTGACTTCTTTGGAATGATTAAAGTGCATACTATCAATAGGGTATTAGGAATATTGCATAAATGTTTGCAGTCATCAGTGTCACTAACAACCATGGAAATACTCACATGAGGAAAGCAGCTCATCCCAAAGCTAATTCTATCCTGACCTGTTGCTGATGGTCCTTTCTTCAGGCACCACCACCGTGTTAAGGAGCTGGATGGAACATAGGCAAAATTAACAAAAACCAGAGAAATACTCAATTCAGATCTGAGATCTGGAGAGACTCAGATATaacttcttcatttcttttaacaCTATTTTTCATAGGCAGATTATTGAGGCTCTGATGAGCAAGAAGTGCACTATAATTAATTACTTGGCCCTGTCTAGTTAGAAAAACTGACATTACCAGATTTTATTTAAACTATGTGTTTGTGACTTATTTTCACTCATCTAATTAAGATCACAGAAGATGCTTTGAACACTTCCTGAAATTTAACTACACACACATTTGTATGCATGGAGTCTCATAGGTAGTAAAATTTTCACTAGCATTCAGGTAAGATCTATCATTAGTTGGCTGAGATGAAGACAAATTTAGTTAATTTATATAAAACCTAAATAGTATAATTCTGTTATCTTTTACTTACCCTCCCTCAGAGGAATGATTCTGATAATGTATCTTTTCTGTTACTCTTATGCAAAAAGGAGTTAGAAACTTATGAAGCTGTTTCCTGTGATGATTAAGAAAAAGAGCTATAAAAACCTTCTATTTGGCACAACCCTTTATAGTGCCCTTCtggttgctagatgggatgctgcccaattcatgaattGCTTAATAAAGCCAAGTAgatcttcaaaaagaaaagaaagaaatgaagaaaagagaatgaCTAAGTGGAAAAGTTCAAACTGGGACctattaaaataatgtatgtatTTTTGGCAATAGTgaaaaaagaaactacaaaaaGAGGGGCACTATCATGGTAAAAGGCACTCTCTCATTTAAtttagatataaaatattaattttaaaatgtccaaaagagaaagtagaataaaaatataattttattaataagtgAGGCTAGAATGGCATGAAAATCAATGGGGACTAAAGAAGTAATTACAGCCCTGGGACAATTCACAGATTACATTGTAGGTATTATTTTGACATTTACTACATTATGAACATTATCTCCACAATTTAGCTCTACTGATACAAATAAGCAGAGGAGAAAACCTTTTTATACATGTTATTAGATTTTACTAAACCACTTAGTAGGGTATCTTCTCTGAGTTATTATTCTAATAAAGCTGCTGAACtattcagtctctctctttcattaAGTCCCTCCCTGCATATAACCAAAGTCATTCAGCTATAACATGGTTGTCTTGGTTAGGGATGCAGCCTGTGGTCATGAAGCTAAGTAAAGCTCAcaggtcttaatataattttcaactgattaaaaaaatcaactagGAAACAGATGTTAGAATAGAAAATTTCACCAGAAAGATGAAAAATTCTCAAGTTACTTCTGGTGAATATTTTTAAGTCATATTGAATTTGAGACTTTGACTTATTAATTAAAGCATTTAATTCTGTTCTTTAATTAGTGTTGAGTCTAAACAGATACTACTTTTCCAAAACAAGCATCTAGAATGGCTTAAATAGTCAAAAGGAATTATCTTAATTCTAGAGGGACTCAGCTGTAACTACTTTCTCATTTCCTTGGACACTACTTCCCCTTAGCAGATTAAATGAAGTTCTGATGGGCCAGAAATGCACATATAATGAAACTCCCAACTATAGCATATACAGTATtacaaaaaggaagagaaggaggaggaggagggggggggaggggaggacaagggggaggagggggaggagaggagaaagaggaggaggagaaggaggagaggaaaggaaaaaagaaaggaaggaagggaaaaaaggaaggaaggtccCTCATTAATACTGCATCTATAACAAAGTCCTCTAAAAAAAACCTGTTCTAGGGAGACTGGTGAAAACAGATTTGCATTGGCTAAATAAAAACATGACTCTAACTACAAAGGTAACATGATAAAGCTCAGAAGCAAAATTATGACTTCTAATTATCTTCTCCCATGTTGGTGTGGATATATAATGGAATGACAATAAGGAatacaacacacacaaacactaaCACAGACACAGAGATAAGCTCCAAGCATTAATGTGAGTTGCTAAAGCAAGAACAATTGAATATAACAAAACAAAGGACTAAAATGTGGTTCATAACTTATTTAGGACCTTCTGCCATAAATAACTTGTAACAGTAATCTGGAAACTGTATTATTAGCACAAGTATCAACCACTGACCACTAAGCTAACTCTTCAAtaagaagataaatatttttgtaaccAAATTGTATATTCAGAATGCTGTACCTAACACTGACCTTTAGGAATAAGGAACAtttaataatgttaaaaaaaacacacacaacatcaTTATTGAATAAGAATATGGTAGCATAGCACAGCCCTTGTATAAATAACcacaaattttatgaaaataaaaactgggTTTTCTGCCTCTGTCCAATCAAACCATTCAGGTGTATGTTCTGTTCTGAACTTAGatattataaaacagaaaattggTCCCTGGTGACTTGGCATTGGCAATCAGCATTTTACAATGATAACCCTCTTGCTAAACAACAGAAGTCAGCACACAGCCAGTCTTCTTGCCACCACTTCATCCCTAGAGCAATGTTCCCTCTGCAGTTggagttttacattttaaaactgaagCACTGGATTGTGTGGCTGGTCTTTCTCATAACCTGAACTATATTGAGTAATTTTTCTCGATAGTGATGGGGGGAGAAGAGATATATTGGGGAAAATGCTTTCAGTTCAGAGAATTTATAAAGTAGCTCTGGATATTACAAGGTGgggaaaatgttattaaaattacaaacatttttagtgtctttataaataaaaaagcatagAACACAGAAAgccaattaataataataataacaataataaaatattaaatatatagtgAGCAAAGACTGAATGGCTCATTCTCATGAAACACCATTTGACACAACTGCCTAGATGGGTTTCCTTACTCTAACATTTTGCTGAGTAAAATATCCAGCAAACACACAGTAAGCTGCCTTTAGCCCACTAGGAACATCAAAGAACTGCCTGATGGAATGGCCACAGATAAACAGGTCATTTGTTTCAAAAGATACTTAAATACTCAATAAAGACATAACAAACCCCCCCTCACTGTTATCAGACGCCACGTTGTGGTAGAACATCAGACTAACTCACAAATTTACCACAAAAATGTGTGgcaaaaaagaatagtttatatatatgtatatatataaatttctatATTTATGCCAATGTACTCACTCAGTACAAATAGCAAAATAGTATACCATTTCCTAAATACAAAATATAGCtttccaaaaaaatgaaacacacatTAGATATAAACCATCCAAAACTTGAACGATTGAAAACTGTATTCAAAATTAAATGACCCAGAGTAGGTCTCTTTCTGAAAAGTTCCCTTCATATCGGCAAGAAGCCTGTACTACTGAAAACGTAATTCAATGCCTCTcaatcagagagagaaaggaaggttgGGGGTGATGGGAAGAATATAtgagtaagaaaaaaaacaaattagaagAAGAGCACATTCAAAGAACCAAGGAAGATcacaaaaaaaggggaaaaatctGGCTGTATAAACAAAACCAAGACCACAATCCCACTAAGTTTAACTAAATGTATAGGatagaaaacaataacaacaacaacaaaccaaatAGAAAAATAGCCTTCAACAAACAATCAACAGGCTATTTTTTTGTACacttaaacaaataaatgaaactgaCAAGATACCAAAACATCTTATCTACATATAGAAGCCACACACAATTTGGCCTTAAACTGTATTAACAGCTTTCTACatgccaaaagaaaaataaggcataAGCATGTGTCTACACAACAGGTTGTAATGAGAAGCAAGCATCCCATGGGTGGTAAGAACACCCAAAACTGTATAACTGCTACAACTACAAGTTCTGGAGTGTGTTATTTTGCTCTCTATAGATGAAACACAAGTTAATTCTTCATTTAAGTCAATGGCATGACCCTGTAAAGCCTAAGGCTCGTGGGAACCATCAGATAGTGACCACTTCACACTGTAAAGCACTAAGGTGACAAGTAAATTACACTCACTGCAGCTCATGGAGAAGTTATGCTTCAAGAAATTTtactttgccttttaaaaattaaaatttatactgTTTCCCATTAGAGGGAAAACTTTGAAGACTTCAGAACAGCACCGTTCATGGAGAAAAAtgcattgttttttgtttctcaGGAATCAGCTCTCCTCATTCCTGAAAATCAGCTCTCCTTACACCTCCCACCTGTGCTGCAGGACTTGCTGGGTTACCCCAGATCAAAGTGGCCTTTTCCTTAAGATGCTACAGGGTCACAAAGCTAGGAATATattaccaattttttaaaataaagtgaaaaggaGGGGAATAATATAGATGAATATAAAAAGGGAACAACCAGCCCAAGACTGGGTTAAGAAGAAAACAGATTTAAATTGCTGTGTCAATTTAAACTACTGCAAGAGGATATCAGATATAATTTACCATAATATTATCCCCTTCACTTTTTAAATAGCAAGATAATTATTCTTCTATGTTCTTATGGCTGAACTCCTTATCAGAAATACAGAGAATTAAACAacaacctgaaaaataaaatcagtagcACTCCAGCTGTTCCCAGTTGTGTGTTGTCTGCCTTTGTGATAAAGAAGCCTCTTCTCTGTGTAAAGCTCTTAATACAGCTTACTTGTCAGAGTGCTCTCTCTCCAGTTTTCTATAAAAACTGAAAAAGGATTCCTTCACTTTGGCCAATAGCTGTgctttttatattgaaaaatcaCAGCCTTAGTTATTATTtgaattttcctttttcaaaagctgttatttgactgaaacaatgcaggaaagaaaatgacaaagaaCAAAAGTAAACATGACAATATGGGTTATTTTCTAATAGCAATAATAACTGAGCAGTCCAGCTTTTAAATTTAAACTgtacttttaaagaaatagccCCTAGGAAAATAGCAACAATTAAATCTGTCAGCTTGAAACTCAAGCAGATTCTCAGTCATCAGTGCTATTAGGAATACAAAATCTGAACATGTTAACGATGGTGGCTAGTCACTGCAACAGGCAGCATAGGTGTGCTCATTTGCCGCCAGAGTAAAATCTATCCATTTACTCCATCATagtttttcatatttcattttgtttttaaagtaacagTTCAATAATCCTCATGGAATCACAAGATCTCAGGACATCTTGGAATCAGGATTTTCTTCATGgaatttctaaaaaaagaaaacatttaatataaCTCACTAGTGAGGGAAAGCACTTATAAAGTTCCTGTTACCCTGAATGATCCCAAAGTATATTACAGTACCATAGATGATACTTTATCATATTTATACTTCCACAGAGTTTTCTGACTCAATATTTATTCCTCGAGGAAAGGAGAAATGAGACATTATTATAtctaatatataatacatacatcAGATTTTCTGTCATTCCAAGGCAAAGAAAGTTACAGCCAGAAGAAATtgccagtatttttttaaaatatatttttattgcttccagagaggaagggagagagagatataaacatcaatgatgagagagaatcaccgaccagctgcctcctgcacgcaccccactgaggattgagcccacaacctggatatgtgcccttgactggaatcaaacctgggacccttcagtccgcaggctggtgctctatccactgagccaaactggctagggcggaaTGCCCAGTATTAACAATATGACCATAAGCTATCACATATCGAATAACTTATTCAGAGTAAAATAAAGTACCACCTGGTGAGTACACCACATTTACTTAACCAAATCTGCTgggaataataaaattcattgatgcttttcaataaaaaaagaagccaaaatgCAATACTTACATATCCAGTTAAAAGGAGCCAGTCATGTTGTTCCCTTGGTTTTGCAATGAAACAAGCAAATCAATCTTTTCAATGTTCTGGTTCGTGTTCATAGAGGATGCCAGTGGAGAATTCTCTGGTATTTGCTGAGAAAGAAGTGTTGTCACAGGTGGCTGGCCCTCGTTTTGTGGTTGGCCTGGCTGACTTATGGCCATCAACTGATCTGGCAATGCAGCTGGTCCAGAAGTTAAAAGCTGATTACAGTCTGCAGAGACATTTTAAATAGAGAAGCTATCTGATTAGTTACTTTCTCTTAAGATTCACAAGAAGATATGAATTAGTTGTTGGAGGTAAGTCATTATTGTGTTCACTCAGCATAGAACTAAAAGTGAGGCACCTGACAGCCCCCCCAAAAGTACTGATATTCATCTTTGGTTTCCTCTTAGCAGTATACAAACACAGCTTTGTCCAGCTACCATCTTAAGTCTTATATAATTTCCTTGGTACATAAACATTAAAGATGGGCTTTTACCTCCTTGGAAACTACTTAAATTGGCTGAGATTTtctgtcattcttcattttcctttcaaGTTCATAGGTTAAAGTGGCAAACACATACACTACCacatttaatcctcccaatatCCTTGTCAAGTATGTAATATTACCACCATTTTATTAGATGTGCAAACTGAGGTTCATGCCAGTCAACTTGTCTAAGATCTCACAGTCTATTCCTGGTATAACTGGGACTTGAACTCAGTTCTGACAAACTATAATCTGTGTTCTTAAAACCACTGTGCTTTGCTTCCTTCTAATAATAACACTTTGACCATTTAAACCAATAACATTTAAGAAATGAGAAATTAGAGTTTCTTACTATTTTGAATGCCAAATAAGAACATTCCTGAAGTCTGCTGAGATGAGCCAGGGGAATTTTGTAGTTGGTTCATTGTGCCTCCTGTAGTGTTGTGAAATAAAGTAGCCTGTGGTTGAGGTGAAGATGTGGCTCCTTGAATTCCAGGCATGTTGTTCTGAGGGGAATAAAGAGGAGACTGTTGCATCTCTTGTTGGTTTATACTGGTCTGCAATGCAGACATGGAtgctggagagaggaagagagttacTTGCTGCTCTTGAGAACTGGGtgacccctggaccagctgcaTCTGAGGAGAGCTATGGAACAAGGAAGTCTGTGACGATTCAGACTGGGTAGGACCTGGGTTTTGAAGTGAGGAAACTGTGGGCTGGTTCTGAAATTGCATGGGCTGTTGTTGCTCTTGATTCATTGTGGCCATATTATTTTGTTGGTGAAAAATTGACTGGTTCTGTTGCTCCTGATTAGCCATTGGATTTTGACTTGGGTTGAATATCatgtttggtggtggtggtttttgaGATGCCATTGTAGCCATGGTATTCTGATTGCTGAATAAAATActctgttgttgttgctgctgttgctgctgctgttgctgctgctgttgctgctgctgctgctcctgggatGGGGAATTACTCTGGATGGCAACTATTGAGTGCTGTGCCTGGAAGATTGTCCCTTGTTGGTTTTGAGGCATTGGATTAGGAGGAAGGGAGCCCAGGGATACCTGAGGCTGAAACAGACCTTGCTGGGAGGGTTGTGCCTGTTCTTGAGAAAGCATGGGGGTCTGAATGTGTGACATTGGAGGCTGCTGTTGAAAAGCAGTTTGCTGCTCAGTGTTTGACGTTGACTGAAGTGGAGAAATTGAGTTCTGAGCTGCAAAAAATGAAATCTGTTCTTCCTGGGCTACTGTATTAGCCTGAAGATTATTCATTGGACTTTGGGAAATAAATATGTTGGCTGACTGCTGATCTTGAGGAACATTAGAGCCCTGCAGCACAGCCATGGTACtttgagagtgaaacattggAGGCTGCATCTGTTCAGTGGAGGCTGTAGAAGTCTGACTGTGAACAATAGGACTTGGGCTGTGAAAAAGAGAGCCTTGAGTTTCCTGGGAAAGGTTCTGAGCATCAGCAATAGGATTTTGAGGATGAAAAAGCTGAGCCTGTGAATGAGAAGGCTGCTGCAAAAAATTTCCAGATTGGAGTGACATCATCTCATTACCTTGCTGGAATAAACCATTACCTTGTTGCTGGGCACCACTATTTTGAACACTCATCATACTTTTTGTAGATGAAAAAAGGTTAACTTGAGGTTGACTGTCCCCACTATGTTGCATTTGGACAATGGTCTGAAAGACACTGTTCTGCATCTGTTTTGCTTGTGTGCCTGTTTCCTCTCCATCTCCTGAGCTTGACGTTTGAAACATGGTAGTGCCAGGGGTTGCAACCTGCTGTGTGGTGGTTGTATTAGTTTCATTTCCAGAAACTGCAGGAGGAGAAGAAAACAATTCACATTGCATTTGCATGTCTTCACTGGTAGGTAATGCACCCATCATATGAGGAGTCTGCTGGTAAACTGGAGATTGCTGAAGATTTCCATTTGCTGAAGCAGTTGAAGGAAATAATTCCGACTGAATCTGAGCCTGGCAGATACTCTGTTGCATCTCCATCACCATTGCAGCTGATGATTCCATCACCTGctgttgctgttgctgctgctgttgattaGATAATGTGTTTTCGGTCTGTGAGTGAACACTTTCAGCTCTTCCAGCTATTAAATTATCTGGTCTGGTATGGACTGCTGGCTCTGTCGGGGAAAACATTCCAGGGCTTACACTATTTTGAATTTGACTGACTTGTTGAAAAATGTCTGCACTAAGCTGTTCTTGAACATTCTCATTACCATCTGGAGtagaaaacaaaactgaagatAACTGTTGTTGTGCCTCTAAAACTTGTTGTGCCTCTAAAACCAAGTCAACATTTCCACTGCTGCCACTAGCAGTACTGCCGCTAAAACTTCCAGCTTGCAACTGCTGAATGGTGTTCTGTATCTGACTCACACTACTTGGTGATGGGAACATACTTGATGAAATCTGCTGCTGTAAAGTCTGTGCTTGTTCTTGTAGTGGTGACTGCTGCTGTTGCTGTGATGCCTCAGTCAGGTGTGACAAATTAATCACAGTTCCATCTGACTGTAATACCTCTCTAGATTGAGTTTCTCTTGTCTGAAACTGTGTGGCCTGCTGCAGTAGTGCATCACTGTTAGGCAGCTGACTAGAAGCAGAAACTGTTGGAAAGGTACCAGGCTGTGAAATGTCCTGTGTTTGGATAGTTGTCAGGGTTTCTGGATTGTATGCCTTGGGCTGAATCTGCTGCTGCTTTTCATTTTCAGAGGGTAAGtgagaagatgatgatgatgaaaaagaGCCATTTCCTGTCATATTAGAGATATTTTCTAATGTTTGTTGAGTTGATCCAACTGTCTTTGtagtctgaaaaataaaaattcccagaTAATATTAATAACCATTAAATGAGCTCAGGTGATACTTCAAAAATTAATATTAGCCTAAAAACATATGCATATGCAGGAACAATTTTCCACTCGACATTATTTGGAAAATAGGTATAAGACTATGATTTTTGGTGATATATGTCTGATTGTCTAAggagtatttttaaaatcctatataataaaagcctaatatgctacgtgtctggttgtccattcaaccaatcacaagcataatatgctaatgatatgctaagaccgctcaaccactcgctatgacgtgcactgaccaccagggggcagacagttgaccggtcaaccaggcactatgacatgcactgaccaccagggggcagacagttgatcaGTCAACCAgacactatgacgtgcactgaccaccagggggcagacactctgactggtaggttagcttgctgctgaggtctggccagTCGGGACTaagtgagacgggccagacacaccctggagccctcccatggtccctccctggccccgatcctgcgccagtggggtcccttggcctggcctgcactctctcacaatccgggacccctcaggggatgtcggagagccagtttcggcccaatcccacagggcaggccgagggaccccactggtgcacaaattcgtgcactgggcctctagtatgtattaTAAACAAAGATAGTCaaataaggaagtaaaagaataatcaactgcccagccagtgtggctcagtggctgagcattgacctatgaaccaggaggtcatggtttgattctcggtcagggcacatgcttgggttacggaatcaatccccagtgtggggtgtgcaggaggcagccgatcaatgattctctcttatcattgatgtttctatctctctcttcctcttccttcctctctgaaatcaaatatatatgtaaattaatatataaagtaATCAGCTATTGATATGCTTAGGACAGTTAAAACATTAATTCTATGGTTCATGAATTAATAGCAAGCTAAAAAATATTCccattttgccctaaccagtttggctcagtggatagagcatcagcctgcagactgtagggtcccaggttcgattccagtcaagggcatgtaccttgattgcaggcacatccccagtagggggtgtgcaggaggcagctgatcgatgtttctctctcatcgatgtttctaactctctatccctctcccttcctctctgtaaaaaaatcaataaaatgtatttaaaatatatatattcccattTTGTGGTTTACTGGTAACATTGTAggaggaaaacaaatgaaaaagggaaagggagttACAGGAAgagtgggaaagaaaaggaaataaaaatgtctctaattttaaaaatgctaaccaGTACTTTCATTAACACCCTCCATCTCACAGGTCTAGCTAACACATTAATTCCTTCTTGCTTGTCAAAAATAGATACTGAAAGTCACTTTAAAGGCAGGCTACTTTACTGGAGTATAAAAGCACTTACTCTGAAAAGCAAAATTCATTAAGTGCatctgaagaaaaacaaatgtcgccctgactggtttggcttagtggatagagccaaatgtgaaagaaacagaaaaagtaaaaagcataaacatggagaaaagaaatcaaaccacttatttttatatttgaggtTAAGATGGGGGACACTTGTCAATATGGCTGGCTTACCTTAAAAATAGGAGATCTTTTTTCTGCTGTCACTTCCATTGGAGTAACATCTTCACTCTTAATCATACTGCTTGATATGAGTGGAGTGATCAGAGGATTAGGAAGAATATTTACCTTATCTAAATTACATCCAGTAGTCTTTATagctgcacacacagacacacacacaaaaaaaaaaaagaaagaaaagcttaaAATCACTGAAGTCAT
This is a stretch of genomic DNA from Myotis daubentonii chromosome 15, mMyoDau2.1, whole genome shotgun sequence. It encodes these proteins:
- the NFAT5 gene encoding nuclear factor of activated T-cells 5 isoform X4; this encodes MPSDFISLLSADLDLESPKSLYSRESVYDLLPKELQLPPSRETTVASMSQTSGGEAGSPPPAVVAADASSAPSSSSMGGACSSFTTSSSPTIYSTSVTDSKAMQVESCSSALGVSNRGVSEKQLTSNTVQQHPSTPKRHTVLYISPPPEDLLDNSRMSCQDEGCGLESEQSCSMWMEDSPSNFSNMSTSSYNDNTEVPRKSRKRNPKQRPGVKRRDCEESNMDIFDADSAKAPHYVLSQLTTDNKGNSKAGNGTLENQKGTGVKKSPMLSGQYPVKSEGKELKILIQPETQHRARYLTEGSRGSVKDRTQQGFPTVKLEGHNEPVVLQVFVGNDSGRVKPHGFYQACRVTGRNTTPCKEVDIEGTTVIEVGLDPNNNMTLAVDCVGILKLRNADVEARIGIAGSKKKSTRARLVFRVNITRKDGSTLTLQTPSSPILCTQPAGVPEILKKSLHSCSVKGEEEVFLIGKNFLKGTKVIFQENVSDENSWKSEAEIDMELFHQNHLIVKVPPYHDQHITLPVSVGIYVVTNAGRSHDVQPFTYTPDPAAGALNVNVKKEISSPARPCSFEEAMKAIKTTGCNLDKVNILPNPLITPLISSSMIKSEDVTPMEVTAEKRSPIFKTTKTVGSTQQTLENISNMTGNGSFSSSSSSHLPSENEKQQQIQPKAYNPETLTTIQTQDISQPGTFPTVSASSQLPNSDALLQQATQFQTRETQSREVLQSDGTVINLSHLTEASQQQQQSPLQEQAQTLQQQISSSMFPSPSSVSQIQNTIQQLQAGSFSGSTASGSSGNVDLVLEAQQVLEAQQQLSSVLFSTPDGNENVQEQLSADIFQQVSQIQNSVSPGMFSPTEPAVHTRPDNLIAGRAESVHSQTENTLSNQQQQQQQQQVMESSAAMVMEMQQSICQAQIQSELFPSTASANGNLQQSPVYQQTPHMMGALPTSEDMQMQCELFSSPPAVSGNETNTTTTQQVATPGTTMFQTSSSGDGEETGTQAKQMQNSVFQTIVQMQHSGDSQPQVNLFSSTKSMMSVQNSGAQQQGNGLFQQGNEMMSLQSGNFLQQPSHSQAQLFHPQNPIADAQNLSQETQGSLFHSPSPIVHSQTSTASTEQMQPPMFHSQSTMAVLQGSNVPQDQQSANIFISQSPMNNLQANTVAQEEQISFFAAQNSISPLQSTSNTEQQTAFQQQPPMSHIQTPMLSQEQAQPSQQGLFQPQVSLGSLPPNPMPQNQQGTIFQAQHSIVAIQSNSPSQEQQQQQQQQQQQQQQQQQQQSILFSNQNTMATMASQKPPPPNMIFNPSQNPMANQEQQNQSIFHQQNNMATMNQEQQQPMQFQNQPTVSSLQNPGPTQSESSQTSLFHSSPQMQLVQGSPSSQEQQVTLFLSPASMSALQTSINQQEMQQSPLYSPQNNMPGIQGATSSPQPQATLFHNTTGGTMNQLQNSPGSSQQTSGMFLFGIQNNCNQLLTSGPAALPDQLMAISQPGQPQNEGQPPVTTLLSQQIPENSPLASSMNTNQNIEKIDLLVSLQNQGNNMTGSF
- the NFAT5 gene encoding nuclear factor of activated T-cells 5 isoform X2, giving the protein MPSDFISLLSADLDLESPKSLYSRDSLKLHPSQNFHRAGLLEESVYDLLPKELQLPPSRETTVASMSQTSGGEAGSPPPAVVAADASSAPSSSSMGGACSSFTTSSSPTIYSTSVTDSKAMQVESCSSALGVSNRGVSEKQLTSNTVQQHPSTPKRHTVLYISPPPEDLLDNSRMSCQDEGCGLESEQSCSMWMEDSPSNFSNMSTSSYNDNTEVPRKSRKRNPKQRPGVKRRDCEESNMDIFDADSAKAPHYVLSQLTTDNKGNSKAGNGTLENQKGTGVKKSPMLSGQYPVKSEGKELKILIQPETQHRARYLTEGSRGSVKDRTQQGFPTVKLEGHNEPVVLQVFVGNDSGRVKPHGFYQACRVTGRNTTPCKEVDIEGTTVIEVGLDPNNNMTLAVDCVGILKLRNADVEARIGIAGSKKKSTRARLVFRVNITRKDGSTLTLQTPSSPILCTQPAGVPEILKKSLHSCSVKGEEEVFLIGKNFLKGTKVIFQENVSDENSWKSEAEIDMELFHQNHLIVKVPPYHDQHITLPVSVGIYVVTNAGRSHDVQPFTYTPDPAAGALNVNVKKEISSPARPCSFEEAMKAIKTTGCNLDKVNILPNPLITPLISSSMIKSEDVTPMEVTAEKRSPIFKTTKTVGSTQQTLENISNMTGNGSFSSSSSSHLPSENEKQQQIQPKAYNPETLTTIQTQDISQPGTFPTVSASSQLPNSDALLQQATQFQTRETQSREVLQSDGTVINLSHLTEASQQQQQSPLQEQAQTLQQQISSSMFPSPSSVSQIQNTIQQLQAGSFSGSTASGSSGNVDLVLEAQQVLEAQQQLSSVLFSTPDGNENVQEQLSADIFQQVSQIQNSVSPGMFSPTEPAVHTRPDNLIAGRAESVHSQTENTLSNQQQQQQQQQVMESSAAMVMEMQQSICQAQIQSELFPSTASANGNLQQSPVYQQTPHMMGALPTSEDMQMQCELFSSPPAVSGNETNTTTTQQVATPGTTMFQTSSSGDGEETGTQAKQMQNSVFQTIVQMQHSGDSQPQVNLFSSTKSMMSVQNSGAQQQGNGLFQQGNEMMSLQSGNFLQQPSHSQAQLFHPQNPIADAQNLSQETQGSLFHSPSPIVHSQTSTASTEQMQPPMFHSQSTMAVLQGSNVPQDQQSANIFISQSPMNNLQANTVAQEEQISFFAAQNSISPLQSTSNTEQQTAFQQQPPMSHIQTPMLSQEQAQPSQQGLFQPQVSLGSLPPNPMPQNQQGTIFQAQHSIVAIQSNSPSQEQQQQQQQQQQQQQQQQQQQSILFSNQNTMATMASQKPPPPNMIFNPSQNPMANQEQQNQSIFHQQNNMATMNQEQQQPMQFQNQPTVSSLQNPGPTQSESSQTSLFHSSPQMQLVQGSPSSQEQQVTLFLSPASMSALQTSINQQEMQQSPLYSPQNNMPGIQGATSSPQPQATLFHNTTGGTMNQLQNSPGSSQQTSGMFLFGIQNNCNQLLTSGPAALPDQLMAISQPGQPQNEGQPPVTTLLSQQIPENSPLASSMNTNQNIEKIDLLVSLQNQGNNMTGSF